One segment of Solanum lycopersicum chromosome 1, SLM_r2.1 DNA contains the following:
- the LOC109121376 gene encoding acidic endochitinase-like, translated as MELQSNRSLALFSIVILILAASCDAGGIAIYWGQNGGEGTLAETCATKNYDFVNIAFLPTFGNGQQPMIDLSGHCNPNVGQCTKLSTDIKSCQAKGIKVILSIGGGAGSYYLASADDAREVATYLWNNFLGGQSTTRPLGDAVLDGIDFDIEGGTNLYWDVLAKSLSAYSSMGKKVYLTAAPQCPFPDAWIGNALKTGLFDYVWVQFYNNPPCQYSSSDISNLEAAWEQWTADIPAKKIFLGLPAAPAAAGSGFIPADDLTSQVLPSIKNSSKYGGVMLWSKYYDDQTNYSSSIKSDV; from the coding sequence ATGGAACTCCAATCTAATAGATCACTTGCATTATTTTCTATAGTAATTCTAATATTAGCAGCTTCTTGTGATGCTGGTGGAATTGCTATTTACTGGGGTCAGAATGGAGGTGAAGGAACTCTGGCGGAAACCTGTGCCACAAAGAACTATGACTTTGTGAATATAGCTTTTTTGCCAACCTTTGGAAATGGTCAACAACCAATGATAGATCTATCTGGTCATTGTAATCCAAATGTTGGCCAGTGTACCAAATTAAGCACAGATATAAAATCCTGCCAAGCCAAAGGAATTAAAGTGATTCTGTCGATTGGAGGCGGTGCTGGGAGCTACTATCTTGCTTCAGCTGATGATGCTAGGGAAGTTGCCACTTATCTTTGGAACAACTTCTTGGGGGGACAATCAACAACACGTCCACTTGGTGATGCTGTTTTAGATGGAATAGACTTTGATATTGAAGGAGGAACCAATCTCTACTGGGATGTTCTTGCCAAGTCTCTTTCTGCGTATAGCAGTATGGGCAAGAAAGTTTACTTAACAGCAGCCCCTCAGTGTCCATTCCCTGATGCTTGGATTGGAAATGCCTTAAAAACAGGCCTTTTCGACTATGTTTGGGTTCAATTCTACAACAACCCTCCATGTCAATACAGTTCTAGTGATATTAGCAATCTTGAAGCTGCATGGGAACAGTGGACTGCAGATATCCCTGCCAAAAAGATTTTTCTTGGCTTGCCAGCTGCTCCTGCAGCTGCTGGCAGTGGATTCATCCCTGCTGATGACCTCACTTCTCAAGTTCTTCCATCAATAAAAAACTCTTCCAAGTATGGTGGTGTAATGTTGTGGTCAAAATATTATGACGATCAGACCAATTATAGTTCTTCAATCAAGAGTGATGTGTGA
- the LOC101266570 gene encoding acidic endochitinase-like, whose product MEVQPNRSLALFSIVILVLAASCDAGGIAIYWGQNGGEGTLAETCATKNYDFVNIAFLPTFGNGQQPMIDLSGHCNPNVGQCTKLSTDIKSCQAKGIKVILSIGGGAGSYYLASADDAREVANYLWNNFLGGQSTTRPLGDAVLDGIDFDIEGGTNLYWDVLAKSLSAYSSMGKKVYLTAAPQCPFPDAWIGNALKTGLFDYVWVQFYNNPPCQYSSSDFNNLEAAWEQWTADIPATNIFLGLPAAPAAAGSGFIPANDLISQVLPSIKNSTKYGGVMLWSKYYDDQTNYSSSIKSDV is encoded by the coding sequence ATGGAAGTCCAACCCAATAGATCACTTGCATTATTCTCCATAGTGATTCTAGTACTAGCAGCTTCTTGTGATGCTGGTGGAATTGCTATTTACTGGGGTCAGAATGGAGGTGAAGGAACTCTGGCGGAAACCTGTGCCACAAAGAACTATGACTTTGTGAATATAGCTTTTTTGCCAACCTTTGGAAATGGTCAACAACCAATGATAGATCTATCTGGTCATTGTAATCCAAATGTTGGCCAGTGTACCAAATTAAGCACAGATATAAAATCCTGCCAAGCCAAAGGAATTAAAGTGATTCTGTCAATTGGAGGCGGTGCTGGGAGCTACTATCTTGCTTCTGCTGATGATGCTAGGGAAGTTGCCAATTATCTTTGGAACAACTTCTTGGGGGGACAATCGACAACACGTCCACTTGGTGATGCTGTTTTAGATGGAATAGACTTCGATATTGAAGGAGGAACCAATCTCTACTGGGATGTACTTGCCAAGTCTCTTTCTGCCTATAGCAGTATGGGCAAGAAAGTTTACTTAACAGCAGCCCCTCAGTGTCCATTCCCTGATGCTTGGATCGGAAACGCCTTAAAAACAGGTCTTTTCGACTATGTTTGGGTTCAATTCTATAACAACCCTCCTTGTCAATACAGTTCTAGTGATTTTAACAATCTTGAAGCTGCATGGGAACAATGGACAGCAGATATCCCTGCCACAAATATTTTCCTTGGATTGCCAGCAGCTCCTGCAGCCGCGGGAAGCGGATTCATCCCTGCTAATGATCTCATTTCTCAAGTTCTTCCATCAATAAAAAACTCTACCAAGTATGGTGGTGTGATGCTGTGGTCAAAATACTATGATGATCAGACCAATTATAGTTCTTCAATCAAGAGTGATGTCTGA
- the LOC101245497 gene encoding uncharacterized protein, which produces MATFLPSLEVSSFPAGRLPLRISSYLNPRNAQKLTVSRCGIRGARVRVYSYVKDLEEFPSLNSENNLGFYAQLSAHVQTSTSSTEVNEEEEEEKRNYYLNTGYAIRTIREEFPSLFYKELSFDIYRDDIVFKDPINTFTGIDNYKSIFWALRFHGRMLFRTLWIDIVSVWQPVENMIIVRWTVHGIPRVPWESHGRFDGTSEYKLDKDGKIYEHRVHNIALNAPPKFHVLAVQELIEYIGGASTPKPTFFEISYPTWRNIAPVMKLSWLRRHLGSILASIKRNEEKQSDHQT; this is translated from the exons ATGGCCACTTTTCTACCATCGCTGGAAGTTTCATCATTCCCCGCCGGTCGCCTACCTCTGAGGATTTCTTCTTACTTAAACCCTAGAAATGCTCAGAAGCTCACTGTTTCTAGGTGTGGAATTAGGGGtgctagggttagggtttattCATACGTGAAGGATTTGGAGGAGTTTCCGTCTTTGAATTCAGAGAATAATTTGGGGTTTTACGCACAGCTCTCTGCGCATGTGCAGACTAGCACGTCGTCGACGGAAGTGAACgaggaagaggaggaggagaagcGGAATTACTATCTTAATACGGGTTATGCTATTCGGACTATCCGAGAGGAGTTTCCTTCCCTCTTCTATAAGGAGCTAAGCTTTGATATATACAG GGATGATATTGTCTTCAAAGATCCAATCAACACATTTACTGGCATTGATAATTATAAATCAATCTTCTGGGCGCTACGATTCCATGGCAGGATGTTATTTAGGACCTTGTGGATTGACATTGTTAGTGTTTGGCAGCCAGTGGAAAATATGATAATAGTTCGGTGGACTGTTCATGGCATTCCGCGTGTTCCATGGGAGAGCCATGGTCGGTTTGATGGTACTTCAGAGTATAAGCTTGATAAAGATGGGAAGATTTATGAGCACCGGGTTCACAACATTGCCCTGAATGCACCTCCAAAATTCCATGTACTTGCTGTGCAGGAGTTAATTGAATACATTGGCGGTGCCTCAACACCAAAGCCTACTTTCTTTGAAATCTCTTACCCTACCTGGAGAAACATTGCTCCAGTAATGAAATTATCATGGCTGAGGCGGCACCTGGGCTCAATTCTAGCCTCCATAAAGAGAAATGAGGAGAAACAATCGGACCACCAAACATAG